The Daphnia magna isolate NIES unplaced genomic scaffold, ASM2063170v1.1 Dm_contigs143, whole genome shotgun sequence genome contains a region encoding:
- the LOC123467084 gene encoding uncharacterized protein LOC123467084, producing MEDQTIVETEHEIVEQSQQTTTIDSKKESKICPLSSPSSSSQSSPSSSQNLIPKLDDIVSTFKVNHETYLSFAARVKVPSGWCWSFCKMEKVIYITNYRSIVADGSILIRTVRIKEDQSLSYHFHGNLVSPIGLSHNFSSNISRNWLQCSLTQVLVEPLLSVR from the exons ATGGAAGATCAGACAATCGTCGAAACTGAGCATGAGATTGTTGAGCAATCACAGCAAACAACTACCATTGATAGTAAAAAAGAGTCAAAGATCTGTCCGTTATCCTCTCCATCATCATCCTCACAGTCAtctccatcatcatcacaaaACTTGATTCCCAag TTGGATGACATAGTATCGACATTCAAAGTGAATCACGAAACGTACCTGTCATTTGCGGCACGTGTAAAAGTACCTTCCGGATGGTGTTGGTCATTttgcaaaatggaaaaagtgaTCTATATTACAAATTATCGATCGATCGTAGCAGATGGATCAATCTTGATCAGGACGGTCAGGATCAAAGAAGATCAGTCGCTGTCGTATCATTTCCACGGAAATCTTGTATCGCCGATCGGATTATCACACAATTTCTCTTCGAACATCTCGCGCAATTGGTTACAGTGTTCTCTGACACAAGTCCTTGTGGAACCATTACTCAGTGTTCGTTGA